TACCACGATGCCGGTTTCTCAAGCGGCACGGCCGGCCTGCTGCTCGGCGTGACGACCGCGGTCAGCATCCCGACGTCGTTCGTCGTCCCTGCCCTCGCCGGCCGGCTCCGCCACGTGACATGGCTCGTGGTCGGCTTCTTCGGCTGCTACGTGGTCGGCTACCTCGGTCTCGCCGTCGCGCCGGCCGAGGGCGCCCTGGTGTGGGCCGTGCTGGTCGGTCTGGGCACGGCGACCTTCCCGCTCGTCCTGACCCTGATCGGCCTGCGAGCCCGTACGGCGCCGGGCACGGCGGCGCTCTCGGGCTTCACCCAGTCGGTCGGCTACCTGATCGCCGCAGTCGGACCGTTCCTGGTGGGGGTGCTCCACGACCTCAGCGACGGCTGGACCGTGCCACTGCTCGCGCTGGCAGCGTTGACGGTGCCGCTCCTGGTCTCCGGCCTGGCCATCTCACGCACGGTCTACCTCGAGGACCAGCTGCGCCCGCGCCAGCCCTCACAGCCCTGACGGCCCGTGCTCCAGCAGCACCTTGAAGCCGGCCTCGTCGAGGACGAGTACGCCGAGCTTCTCGGCCTTCTCGGCCTTGGACCCGGCGTTCTCGCCGACCACGACGTAGTCGGTCTTCCTCGACACCGAGCCCGAGGCCTTGCCACCGCGGCTGATGATCGCCTCCTTCACCGAGTCGCGGGTGAAGTCCTGCAGCGAGCCGGTGGCGACGATGGTGAGGCCTTCGAGCGTGCGGGTCACCGACTCGTCGCGCTCGTCCTCCATCGTGACGCCGGCCGCTCGCCACTTCTCGACGATGGCGCGGTGCCAGTCGGACTGCTCGCCGTCGAACCACTCGCGCACCGCCGACGCGATGGTCGGCCCGACGCCCTCGGCATCGGCGAGCTCTTGCTCGGAGGCGTCGACGACGGCCTGCATCGAGCCGAACCGGGCGGCGAGCGCCCGTGCCGCCGTCGGGCCGACGTGCCGGATAGAGAGGGCCACGACGACCCGCCACAGCGCCACCGTCTTGGCCTTGTCGAGGTTGTCCAGGAGGCGCTGGCCGTTGGCCGAGAGGACCCGGTCACCTTCCTCGGTCTTCTTGGCGGCCCGGGTGAACAGGTCGGTGGTCAGCAGCTTGTCCGCGGTGAGGTCGAAGATGTCGCCCTCGTCGGTCATCACTCCCGCCGTGAGCAGCGCGTGTGCTGCCTCGGACCCGAGGCCCTCGATGTCGAAGGCGCCGCGGCCGGCCACGTGGAAGACCCGGTCGAGGAGCTGGGCCGGGCACTCGCGGTGGTTGGGGCAGCGGAGGTCCTTGTCGCCCTCCTTCTGCTGCACCAGCGCGGTCTTGCACGACGGGCACTTCGTCGGCATCCGCCAGGGCTTGAGGCCCTTGGGCCGCAGGCCGAGCACCGGCCCGACGATCTCGGGGATCACGTCGCCCGCCTTGCGCAGCACCACGGTGTCGCCGGGCCGGACGTCCTTGCGCTTGACCTCGTGGGCGTTGTGGAGCGTCGCCCGCTCGACGGTCGAGCCGGCCACCTTGGTCGGCTGCATCACCCCGAACGGCGTCACCCGACCGGTGCGGCCGGTGTTGACCTCGATCGAGATCAGGAGGGTGTTGACCTCCTCGGGCGGGTACTTGAACGCGATCGCCCACCGCGGCGCCCGACTGGTCGACCCGAGCTGGCGCTGCAGGGAGACCTGGTCGACCTTGACGACGACGCCGTCGATCTCGTAACCGACGATGGTGTGCCGGTTGTCGCCGGCGTTCTCGATGAACTTCTGGACGTCGTCGAGCGTGGGCACCACCCGCACTTGGTCGGAGACCGGCAGCCCCCAGGTGCGCAGCGCGTCGTACGCCGTGGACTGCGAGGTCGGCTCGAAGCCCTCGCGGGCGCCGATGCCGTGGCAGACCATGCCGAGGTCGCGGGTGGCGGTGACCTTCGGGTTCTTCTGGCGCAGCGAGCCGGCCGCGGCGTTGCGCGGGTTGGCGAACAGCGGCTTGCCGGTGTCGGCCATCGAGGCATTGAGGCGCTCGAAGGCGTCGCTGGGCAGGAACACCTCCCCGCGCACCTCGACCAGCGCCGGCACCGGGAACTCGTCGGACCCGGTGAGCCGGTGCGGCACCGACGCGATGGTCTTCACGTTGGGGGTGACATCCTCGCCGGTGCGGCCGTCTCCGCGGGTCAGCGCGCGCACCAGGCGGCCCTGTTCGTAGAGCAGGTTGATGGCCAGGCCGTCGACCTTGAGCTCGCACAGCAGCGCCGGGTCGCTCACCCCGTCGCGCACCAGCCGGGCATGCCACAACGCCAGCTCGTCGTACGAGAACGCGTTGTCGAGCGACTCCATGCGCTGGAGGTGGTCGACGGCGGTGAAGTCGGTCGAGACCGCGCCGCCTACTTTCTGAGTCGGCGAGTCGGGGGTGCGCAGCTCGGGGTAGTCGTCCTCGAGCGCCTCCAGCTCACGGAGCCGTACATCGAAGTCGGCGTCGTCGAGGGTCGGGTCGTCGAGCACGTAGTAGCGCCAGCGGGCGTCCTCGACCTCCTCGGAGAGCTGCTGGTGGCGGTCACGGGCCTCGGGAGGCGCGGCAACGGGTACGGCGTCGCTCATGGCGGCATTCTGCCCGGTCCCACCGACATCATTTCGCCGGCGGCCCATCTGGCACGCTGACCGCTCCGAACACCACACGTGGAGACGACAACCCCGCACATGAGTGCTGCTCCCTCGCTGACGACGTACGCGCGGCCTGCCCGGACCCGCGGCGCGATCCTGATGCTGCACGGGGGCAAGGACCGCGGCGACGAGATCGTCGACAACCGCAGTGCCTCGTGGCGCCGCTCGGCCGCGATGGCCAGGGCCATCTCGCCGGCCGTAGAGGAGGCCGGCGTCGCCCTGCACCTGCTCCGCTACCGGCACCGCGGCTGGAACGGTGGAGCCGGCCCGATCGCCGACGCCCGCTGGGCCCTGGCCGAGCTGCGCCGGGAGTACGCCGACCTGCCGATCACGCTTCTGGGCCACTCGATGGGCGCTCGCACCTCGATCCACGTCGCCGACGACCCGGCGGTGCGCGGCGTGGTCGCGCTGGCGCCGTGGTTCAACCCCGGCGAACCCGTGGAGGCGCTGGCCGGTCGCGGCCTCGTGGCAGCTCACGGCAGCCAGGACCGCATCACCAGCGCTCGGGCAACGCGGGCCTTCGTCGCTCGGGCAGCCCGGGTGGCCGACGCGGAGTTCGTGGACATGGGTCCGGTCGGCCACTACATGCTGCGCCGCATCTCGCGGTGGAACGACCTGGCCCGCGAGCGCTCCCTGGAGCTACTGGTCTAGAACTTTCGATTAAATTGATTTGAGGGAATGAATCCCGATCCCTACGCTGTTGATGAAACGAAACGGTTTCGTTTCAACCCAATCGACAGGCAGGCAGGACCGGATGACCCCGCAGACTCCGCCGCACGCCGCCGCCGACGGCGCAGCGGCCCGGCCGCGCGTCGAGGGCGACCGCGAGCAGGAGATCTTCGACGCCACCCTGTCCGTGCTCGCCGACGTCGGCTACGACCGCCTCACCATGGACGCCGTCGCCACCGCATCGAAGGCGTCCAAGGCCACGCTCTACCGCCGCTGGAACAGCAAGGTGCACCTCGTCACCGAGGCGCTGGCCGCACAGAAGGCCCAGCCAGAGGCGCCCGACACGGGCACCCTGCGCGGCGACCTCATCGCGTCCTTCTGCGGCCTGGGCGGCATGACCGACCCCCAGCAGATGGCCACCTTCTCCAGCGTGCTGACCGCCATGGTCCGTGACCCGGAGTTCGCCGCGGCCTACCGCCGCGACGTGCTCGGGCCGAAGATCGCCACCACCGCTGCGATCTACCGCCGCGCCGCCGAGCGCGGCGAGCTGTGTCCCGACGTCGACCTCGAGGTCGTCGCCCCCGCCCTCGCGGGCATCCTGCTGCACCGCTTCTTCGTGCTCGGGGAGTCTCCCGACGAGGAAGCCATCGCCCGCGTCATCGACCACGTGATCCTCCCGGCCGCAACGCGACCGGCTGACCCGACCGCACATCCCTCAACACCGAAGGACTTGTCATGACCGACATCACCGCGTCGCCGCCCGAGGTGGACGCAACCGAGCGTCGCCGCCTCCGTTGGGCGCTCGTCATCATCTCGATGGTCCAGCTGATGGTGGTGCTCGACAGCACCATCGCCAACATCGCGCTGCCCTTCATCGGCCGCGATCTCGACATCAGTGCCGCCAACCTGCAGTGGATCGTCACCGGCTACGCGCTCGCCTTCGGTGGCCTGCTGCTGCTCGGTGGCCGGCTCGGTGACCTCTACGGCCGCCGACTCGTCTTCACCGTCGGCATCGTGATCTTCGTCAGCGCCTCGCTCCTGGGTGGCCTGGCGCAGTCCGAGTTCATGCTGCTCGGCGCCCGTGGCTTCCAGGGCCTCGGCGCTGCGCTCGCCTCCCCCGCTGCCCTGGCGCTGATCACCACGACCTTCCCGGCCGGACCGGAGCGCAACCGCGCCTTCGCCGTGTACGCCGCGATGTCGGGTGCCGGCGCGGCGGTCGGCCTGATCCTCGGTGGCTGGCTCACCGGGCTCGACCAGCCCCTCGGCATGAGCGGTTGGCGGCTGACCTTCCTGATCGTCGTACCCATCGGTCTGGTCGCGGCCTTCCTCGCCCCGCGCTTCTTCAATGAGTCTGAGAAGCACCCCGGCGAGCTTGACGTCCCGGGCGCCATCACCGGCACCCTGGGCCTGCTCGGCATCGTCTACGGCCTCTCGCGGGCCGGTGACGCCCAGTACGGCTGGGGCGACACCTGGACCGTCGCCAGCCTTGCCGTCGGCGTCGCCCTCCTGGCGGTCTTCGCCATCATCGAGTCGCGCGTCGAGCACCCGCTGCTGCCGTTCCGCATCTTCGCCAGCCAGACCCGCGCCGCGAGCTTCCTGGCGATGGCGCTGATGCCGGCCGCCATGTTCTCGATGTTCTTCTTCCTGAGCCTGTTCGTGCAGAACGTCATGGGCTACAGCCCGCTCAAGACCGGTGTCTCGTTCCTGCCGTTCTCGTTCGGCATCGTGATCAGCGCGACGATCGTGTCGAGCCTGATCAACCGGATCGACGCGCGCTACATCGCCGGTGTCGGCACCCTGCTGGCGTCGGCCGCCCTGTACGGCTTCTCGCGGCTGTCGGTGCCCGACGGCGCATCCGACGTGCTCAACTCGCTGAGCTCCGGTGAGGCGCTGGGCTCCGGGGTCAACTACTGGACCGAGATCCTGCCGTTCGTGCTCCTGATGTCCTTCGGCATGGGCGCGGTGTTCGTGCCGCTCACTCTGACCGCCGTACACCACCTGCGCTCCGAGGACTCCGGCATCGGCTCGGGTGTCCTCAACACGATGCAGCAGGTCGGTGGCGCCCTCGGTCTCGCGACGCTCAGCACTGTCGCGACCAGCAGCATGACCACCCGGGCACAGGACATCGCCCCGGCGATCGGTGAGGGCCTCAACCAGGCCGCTCAGCAGGACCCGGGTCTGATGGACCGGCTGGCGGGCATGTTCCGCGTCGACTCGGTCGACCAGGTAGTCCAGCAGGTCGCCGGGCTCGGCGCGTTCCCCGACGGCGCCACCAGCGCGTTCTTCGTGGGCACGTTCATGATGCTCGCCGGCTCGGTCGTCGTGTGGCTGTTCCTCAACGTGAAGCACGAGGAGCTCGCCACCGACGGGCCGGAGGGCGTGCACGTCGGCTGATCGCACCTCGGTCGGTCAGAGCACTGAGAAGCACCCGATCCGCACCGGATCGGGTGCTTCTCGGACATCTGGACTCCTACTCATGCGCCGCAGCCTGACCGACTTCGGGGATGCCAACACGCAGCACCCCGTCCTAGGTTGACCGGGCCGAAAGGACCGGCAGGGCGCCGAGGAGGAGCGGGGGCGACATGACCCGGCTGCACAGGTACGTCGCCCTCCTCGGCGCCGTCACACGCCCAGTTGTGGTGGCGACCGCCGGTCGTTCTCTCCTAGGGTGGGCCGCGTCGACCACCAGGGGAAATGATGTCCAGGTTCCACAGGCTCGCCGCGCTGATCGGCTCGCTCGCCGTCATGCTCACGATGATCGCCGTCGCCATGCCCGCCGAGGCCGCGGTGCGGAAGTGGCCACGCGGCAACGTCAGCTACTTCGACGCCACCAAGGACAAGGCCGCGGTCAAGGCCGCCGTCTCCGCGTGGAACAAGTCGGGCGTCAACGTGCACTTCAAGAAGATCAAGGGCCGCAAGAAGGCCGACATCGTCATCCGCAACAGCAAGCACGTCCCCGCCGGCTGCGGCACCGGCCTCGCGACGCTGGGTTACCTCGGTGGTCGCCAGGGCTTCGTCAACATCCTGCACGGTGACGACTCCGGCGGGCAGAGCTGCGCCCAGCCCGGCCAGACCCTCGTGGTGACCCACGAGCTCGGCCACGTGCTCGGTCTCACTCACACCGACAAGCGCTGCTCGGTGATGAACACCTCGCACACCAACGGTGTCGCGCCGACCCAGTGCATCGCGAGTGACCCGGCGACGCTCGCGAAGCCCGGCCGTTGGTGGTGCCGGGGTCCGGAGCAGAAGGACCTCAAGGTCCTCCAGAAGCTGTACGGCGGCAAGCCAAAGGCCGTGCCCGCCAACCCGTGGTGCGACGCGATCGACCGGATCCCCGCCAGCGGCCCGATGACCGCCGCGTTCGACCCGTCCGGCAACCTCAACATCACAATCACCCGCGCCGCCGAGCCACCGGTGCCGGGTTGGCTCGGCACCTACTACTACGGCGCTCCCGGATTCGAGGTGCACGTGACTCCGGGGGCCTGCACGGCAGTGCCGGGCAATGACGCCACGCTGTTCACCTCCGACCTGTGGGACGTGCCGGTCGGGGCAGCGCAGACCACCAGCAGCTACAAGCCACTCACGCCCGGGGTCAACTGTGTGAGCGCCTGGTCGTTCGACCAAGGCAGCAACTATGCCCTGGCCCCCGCTACCGCCCTGGTCACCGTGGCCGCACGGCCGGCCACCCGGGCCGCCGAGCCCTGGGTCGACACCGCGCACCGGGCGCCCGAGACGCCGAAGGTCATCCGCTTCGACTGAAGGAGACAGCCATGAACGCAGGCAGTGGCACAGAAGCAGAGCCTTGGCTGCTGAAGACGGCTCCCGGTAGCTCCGAGTACTCGATGTACAAGGACGAGGCGGCCGAGCCGCCGGTGCTCATCTGCCAGGTCGGGTCGACCACGCTCCGGTACGACCTGAGGGCCGTCGACGACCTGCACCGCTGGCTCCTCGAGCAGGACGACTGGGTGCCGCTGGGTGCGGCCGACGAGAAAAAGCCGGCGGCCGAGGGCACCGTCGAGGCGTTCGGGCGGTCCGCCGACAACCCGATCGGTGGCTGGTACGGCCTGCGCAAGGGTTACCGCGGCCGCTTCGGCATGTACCTCCCGCCGTTGCTCGAAGCACTCGGACTGGTCGTGATGACGCACGATGCGCGCAACAACAGCGTCCGGGCAGTCCCGGCGCCCTAAGGAACTGCGACGACCCTCGACGGTCCGGTGCCGTCAGGGGCCTCGTTCCAGATGAACGCACCGGCCCAGGCGTCGATCCCGTCGACGGCGGTGATGCCGTCGCGGCGTACCAGCCGGTCCTGGGCCTGGTCGCCGCGGCGCAGCAGGTAGACCCCGTCGCTGGCATCGATCACGAGTGCGCCCTCCATCAGGTCGATGCCCGCGACTCCCCACCCGGCGACCGTGGCCTGTGACTTGCCATCTCCGAGGAAGGTCCGCACCACGGCGGCCCGGCCGCCGTCGCACTGCACCCATGCGGCGATCAGATAGCTGTTGGTCGCCAGCGAGTTGCGCGGTGCCACCTCGCAGCCCGGATCGAGCTCGAGCGGCAGCGTCGCCGGCTCGTCGAAGTCGTGGTCGATCACCTCGACGGCGTCGGGCCGCGCCACCGGCACCCACGCGACCTTGCCACCGCCCGAGCCGACCGCGATCGCCGCGCCGGGCAGGTCCGTCTCGAGGGTGGCACCCGGCCGCAGCCGGGCGGCATAGATCATCGCGCGCCGGGCCGACAGGTCGGAGGCGATCACGTAGAGCTTGGCGCGGATGAGGTAGATGTCGTCGACGGTGGCCCCGGCCGGCAGGCCATCGAGGGTGCCCGTCACGTCGAACCACTCGCCACTCGCGACGTCGCGCACCGACAGGTCGAGCTCGCGCGCCGCCGGGTCGCCCCAGACTTCCCAGCTGCTGTCGACGGTCAGCGGCATCATCGTCGCTCCCGGGGTCCGGCCCGGCGGTGGCGTCAGCTCGGCGACGTCAGCATTGCCGCCCACCACGGAGAAGGAGTAGCTGCCGTCGGTGATCTTCATCAGTACGACGCCACCGTCGTTGGTGTGGCTGGTGAACCGCTGCACCGTCGTGTCGTCGGACGTGACCATGAGCTGGTCGTTGTAGTCGACCCGCGGCTCGGCGGGCAGTGCGTCGGCAAGCGGCAAGGCGCCCGCCGGCGGCTGGTACGCCGGGCCGGGGGTCGGCGGCGCGGTGCTGACCTCCCGGGAGAGTCCGTAGCCGAGGCCGGCGATCGCGACCACGGCTGCGACCAGGCCGCCGATCACTGCCGTCGTACGCCGGGTGTGGTCGCGTCGGGCGGCGCGCACGATGTCGGCCGGCGAGTGCGTCTCGGCCGGGGCGTGGGCGACCGCGTCGTCGAAGAGCTCCTTGAGGTCGGGCATCACTCGCTCCTTCCCGAGAGGCTCAGCGCGTCGCCGGAGGCGTCGGCCCAGATGGTCCGCAGCGCGGCGATGCCGCGCGAGGTGGAGGACTTCACGGTGCCTTCGCCGATGCCGAGGATGTCGGCCACCTCGGCGATCGGCAGGTCCTCGTAGTAGCGGAGCACGACGCACGCCCGCTGCCGGGCGGGCAGCTCGGCGAGGCACTGGTTCAGCAGGTCGCGATCCGCGGTGGCGCCAGAGTGGTCGCGCACCGCACGGCCGCCGATGTCGAGCACCTCGGCCACGGGCAGCTCGGTGCTCGACCGACGCCGCTGCGCGTCGATCACCGTGTTGACGACCGTGCGGCGGGCATAGGCCTGGACGGCGTCGAGGTGCCGCAGCCGCGGCCAGTGCCGGTAGACCTTGATCAGCGCTTCCTGCCCGTGGTCGGAGGCCACCGACCAGTCGCCGCACATGAGGTACGCCGTGCGGCGCAGGGAGGTCTGGCTGGCCACGACGAACGCCTCGAACTCGTCGACGTCTCGCTTGTGCCTGCCGAGTTGCATCGGCCACCTCCCTCACGTTCGCGGTTGTTGCTGTCCACGGTCCAACGAGACGGGAGCGCGATGAGGTTGTCAGGTGAGGTGAGTCGCCGAGAGCTGGCAGGTCTGCAGCGCTTGCCGCGCCCAGGAGGGAGACGCGCCGGCCAGCCCGCAGGCGGGCGTGATGACGAGCTGGTCGCCGACGCCGGCCGGGTCGATGCCGAGCATGTCGAGCCAGCGCAGCACCCGGTCGACGACGGCCGAGTCGGTCGGCGGCGAGTCGGGCTCCAGGGTGGGTACGACGCCGAGGGCGACGATCTCGCCGGCCTCGATTGCCTCGCCCAGCTGGTCGTGGCCGGCCGCGGTGATCGTGTCGAGGTCGACGGCGAGGCCGCGGGCACCGGCGCCGCGAAGCAGGTCGAGTGGCGTGCCGGGTGCGCACGCGTGCACCCACGGCTCTCCCCCGCTCTCGGTGATCGCATCGAGCACCCACTCCAGCGCAGCCGACGCCTCGGGCGGGTGCACCGTGCGGTGCCGGCCGAAGCCACTCGCCGTCGGCACGCCTCCGGTGAGTACGGCGCCCAGTGCGGGTTCGTCGACCTGCACGATCAGACGGTCGGCACCCCCGACGCGACGTCGTACGTCAGCGACGTGGGAGCGGACCCCTTCGGCCAGCGACTGGGCGAGGTCGCGACGGGCGCCGTGGTCGGAGAGCACCTTGTCACCACGCGGCTTCTCGACCGTGGCGGCGAGTGTCCACGGACCGACGACCTGGATCTTCAGCGGGCCGGCGTAGCCCTGGGTCTGCTCCTCGAAGACGTCGAGGTCCTGGGCAAGCAGCGACCGGGCGCGACGCAGGTCCGCACCCGCGGCGTCCGTGAGTCGCCAGCCGGCCGGCTGCACGTCGGCGCCGAGGCCCTCCGCGATGGCGAGCCCGCGGCCGGTCATGTGCCCGCCCGCACCACGCTCGGGCAGCTCGGGCAGGTGTGGCAGGCCGGAGACCTCGCCGAGGACGACCCGGACCGCTTCGTCGAAGTCGCGCGCGTCGTCGCCGGGCATCGAGCCGATGCCGGTGGCAAGCGTCACGCGGTCACCCCGGTGCGCGCGGTCGCGCTGATCGTCGCGGACCCGACCACCCGGCTGCCGTCGTAGATCACGGCGGCCTGACCGGGCGCGATGCCCTCGGCAGGGTCGAGCAGGTCGATATGCACCTGCTCGTCGTCGACGCGCACCCGTGCGCGGTGCTCGCCACCGTGGGCGCGCAGCTGCACGGTCGCGTCGAGC
This is a stretch of genomic DNA from Nocardioides sp. InS609-2. It encodes these proteins:
- a CDS encoding alpha/beta fold hydrolase yields the protein MSAAPSLTTYARPARTRGAILMLHGGKDRGDEIVDNRSASWRRSAAMARAISPAVEEAGVALHLLRYRHRGWNGGAGPIADARWALAELRREYADLPITLLGHSMGARTSIHVADDPAVRGVVALAPWFNPGEPVEALAGRGLVAAHGSQDRITSARATRAFVARAARVADAEFVDMGPVGHYMLRRISRWNDLARERSLELLV
- a CDS encoding M57 family metalloprotease, whose translation is MSRFHRLAALIGSLAVMLTMIAVAMPAEAAVRKWPRGNVSYFDATKDKAAVKAAVSAWNKSGVNVHFKKIKGRKKADIVIRNSKHVPAGCGTGLATLGYLGGRQGFVNILHGDDSGGQSCAQPGQTLVVTHELGHVLGLTHTDKRCSVMNTSHTNGVAPTQCIASDPATLAKPGRWWCRGPEQKDLKVLQKLYGGKPKAVPANPWCDAIDRIPASGPMTAAFDPSGNLNITITRAAEPPVPGWLGTYYYGAPGFEVHVTPGACTAVPGNDATLFTSDLWDVPVGAAQTTSSYKPLTPGVNCVSAWSFDQGSNYALAPATALVTVAARPATRAAEPWVDTAHRAPETPKVIRFD
- a CDS encoding DUF6855 family protein codes for the protein MNAGSGTEAEPWLLKTAPGSSEYSMYKDEAAEPPVLICQVGSTTLRYDLRAVDDLHRWLLEQDDWVPLGAADEKKPAAEGTVEAFGRSADNPIGGWYGLRKGYRGRFGMYLPPLLEALGLVVMTHDARNNSVRAVPAP
- the ligA gene encoding NAD-dependent DNA ligase LigA, yielding MSDAVPVAAPPEARDRHQQLSEEVEDARWRYYVLDDPTLDDADFDVRLRELEALEDDYPELRTPDSPTQKVGGAVSTDFTAVDHLQRMESLDNAFSYDELALWHARLVRDGVSDPALLCELKVDGLAINLLYEQGRLVRALTRGDGRTGEDVTPNVKTIASVPHRLTGSDEFPVPALVEVRGEVFLPSDAFERLNASMADTGKPLFANPRNAAAGSLRQKNPKVTATRDLGMVCHGIGAREGFEPTSQSTAYDALRTWGLPVSDQVRVVPTLDDVQKFIENAGDNRHTIVGYEIDGVVVKVDQVSLQRQLGSTSRAPRWAIAFKYPPEEVNTLLISIEVNTGRTGRVTPFGVMQPTKVAGSTVERATLHNAHEVKRKDVRPGDTVVLRKAGDVIPEIVGPVLGLRPKGLKPWRMPTKCPSCKTALVQQKEGDKDLRCPNHRECPAQLLDRVFHVAGRGAFDIEGLGSEAAHALLTAGVMTDEGDIFDLTADKLLTTDLFTRAAKKTEEGDRVLSANGQRLLDNLDKAKTVALWRVVVALSIRHVGPTAARALAARFGSMQAVVDASEQELADAEGVGPTIASAVREWFDGEQSDWHRAIVEKWRAAGVTMEDERDESVTRTLEGLTIVATGSLQDFTRDSVKEAIISRGGKASGSVSRKTDYVVVGENAGSKAEKAEKLGVLVLDEAGFKVLLEHGPSGL
- a CDS encoding methionine synthase, translating into MTLATGIGSMPGDDARDFDEAVRVVLGEVSGLPHLPELPERGAGGHMTGRGLAIAEGLGADVQPAGWRLTDAAGADLRRARSLLAQDLDVFEEQTQGYAGPLKIQVVGPWTLAATVEKPRGDKVLSDHGARRDLAQSLAEGVRSHVADVRRRVGGADRLIVQVDEPALGAVLTGGVPTASGFGRHRTVHPPEASAALEWVLDAITESGGEPWVHACAPGTPLDLLRGAGARGLAVDLDTITAAGHDQLGEAIEAGEIVALGVVPTLEPDSPPTDSAVVDRVLRWLDMLGIDPAGVGDQLVITPACGLAGASPSWARQALQTCQLSATHLT
- a CDS encoding MFS transporter → MTDITASPPEVDATERRRLRWALVIISMVQLMVVLDSTIANIALPFIGRDLDISAANLQWIVTGYALAFGGLLLLGGRLGDLYGRRLVFTVGIVIFVSASLLGGLAQSEFMLLGARGFQGLGAALASPAALALITTTFPAGPERNRAFAVYAAMSGAGAAVGLILGGWLTGLDQPLGMSGWRLTFLIVVPIGLVAAFLAPRFFNESEKHPGELDVPGAITGTLGLLGIVYGLSRAGDAQYGWGDTWTVASLAVGVALLAVFAIIESRVEHPLLPFRIFASQTRAASFLAMALMPAAMFSMFFFLSLFVQNVMGYSPLKTGVSFLPFSFGIVISATIVSSLINRIDARYIAGVGTLLASAALYGFSRLSVPDGASDVLNSLSSGEALGSGVNYWTEILPFVLLMSFGMGAVFVPLTLTAVHHLRSEDSGIGSGVLNTMQQVGGALGLATLSTVATSSMTTRAQDIAPAIGEGLNQAAQQDPGLMDRLAGMFRVDSVDQVVQQVAGLGAFPDGATSAFFVGTFMMLAGSVVVWLFLNVKHEELATDGPEGVHVG
- a CDS encoding TetR/AcrR family transcriptional regulator gives rise to the protein MTPQTPPHAAADGAAARPRVEGDREQEIFDATLSVLADVGYDRLTMDAVATASKASKATLYRRWNSKVHLVTEALAAQKAQPEAPDTGTLRGDLIASFCGLGGMTDPQQMATFSSVLTAMVRDPEFAAAYRRDVLGPKIATTAAIYRRAAERGELCPDVDLEVVAPALAGILLHRFFVLGESPDEEAIARVIDHVILPAATRPADPTAHPSTPKDLS
- a CDS encoding SigE family RNA polymerase sigma factor — its product is MQLGRHKRDVDEFEAFVVASQTSLRRTAYLMCGDWSVASDHGQEALIKVYRHWPRLRHLDAVQAYARRTVVNTVIDAQRRRSSTELPVAEVLDIGGRAVRDHSGATADRDLLNQCLAELPARQRACVVLRYYEDLPIAEVADILGIGEGTVKSSTSRGIAALRTIWADASGDALSLSGRSE